A window of the Ferrimicrobium sp. genome harbors these coding sequences:
- a CDS encoding signal peptidase I: MLLRRAVALLVCLLVVALGFSVLSGRWELLPVLSGSMSPGMPTGSIAFAQREPISDLKLHDVAVFHPPNSTRVIYLHRVISLKRVHGEVVVRTKGDANPVPDPWTLHITSSTVYIVRYSVSHAGYVVLWVHSKTGREVILTVAGLLAFALVVSALRDGGRKVSAAAEE, encoded by the coding sequence ATGTTGCTGCGGCGCGCTGTGGCGCTTTTGGTGTGCCTGCTTGTTGTCGCCCTAGGGTTCTCGGTTCTGTCGGGTCGTTGGGAGCTGCTGCCGGTCCTCTCCGGTTCGATGAGTCCGGGGATGCCGACTGGAAGCATAGCGTTTGCTCAACGCGAGCCGATTAGTGACTTGAAATTGCACGATGTTGCGGTCTTTCATCCGCCGAATTCTACCCGTGTTATCTACTTGCATCGGGTGATCTCGCTGAAACGAGTCCATGGTGAGGTCGTGGTGCGCACGAAGGGCGATGCCAATCCTGTTCCTGACCCGTGGACGCTTCATATCACTAGTTCTACCGTTTACATCGTGCGCTACAGTGTTTCGCATGCTGGTTATGTTGTGCTTTGGGTCCATTCGAAGACGGGGCGCGAGGTCATCCTGACGGTGGCTGGCCTCCTAGCCTTTGCTCTGGTGGTTTCTGCTCTGCGTGATGGCGGGCGAAAGGTCAGTGCCGCGGCAGAGGAGTAG
- a CDS encoding ChbG/HpnK family deacetylase produces the protein MTRALIVVADSLGVTEAMTSGGLAAIRGGLASSGRIVVVGAWAKEVARRYEGEDLGVEAVLTSPNPVLGYRPLTYAPTLMGGDGTFPTTVDDLLEHADANETYAELRAQLERAILWGVGISHLSVLSDAVWPRADLADAVLQLAQEFHLALSITHRLNETLLGYDAYGLACQRGITTPSRILRPGSQPLAAVLKDTLTSRDPAPISNDEVIELAATFAIDSPELRAYGTEGIQIIDGGQLTAQSASLATLLADLGVKASPYRDLLDKLPTNT, from the coding sequence GTGACTAGAGCGCTCATCGTCGTAGCGGACTCCCTTGGCGTCACCGAGGCGATGACCTCGGGAGGGCTCGCGGCGATCCGTGGTGGCCTTGCGAGCTCGGGTCGAATCGTCGTGGTAGGAGCATGGGCCAAAGAGGTTGCAAGACGGTACGAAGGAGAGGATCTCGGCGTTGAAGCCGTGCTGACCTCACCAAACCCGGTGCTTGGCTATCGGCCACTCACCTACGCACCCACGCTCATGGGTGGTGATGGCACCTTCCCAACCACCGTGGATGACCTTTTGGAGCATGCCGATGCCAACGAAACGTATGCAGAACTTCGGGCGCAGCTCGAGCGCGCCATCCTCTGGGGCGTCGGCATTTCCCATCTCTCGGTCCTCTCCGATGCCGTCTGGCCGCGGGCAGACTTGGCTGATGCGGTGCTGCAATTGGCGCAAGAGTTCCATTTGGCGCTCAGTATCACGCACCGGCTCAACGAAACGCTACTCGGTTATGACGCCTATGGACTCGCGTGCCAACGTGGTATCACGACACCTTCGCGCATTTTGCGACCCGGTTCCCAACCGTTGGCAGCGGTGCTTAAGGATACGCTCACCAGCCGTGACCCTGCACCAATCAGCAACGACGAGGTGATAGAGCTGGCCGCCACCTTTGCCATCGATAGTCCAGAACTTCGCGCTTATGGCACCGAGGGCATCCAGATCATCGATGGTGGGCAGCTAACGGCCCAAAGCGCATCACTGGCCACCTTGTTGGCCGACCTCGGCGTCAAAGCGTCACCCTATCGCGATCTCCTCGACAAACTGCCGACCAATACATAG